Proteins encoded by one window of Chondromyces crocatus:
- a CDS encoding DUF882 domain-containing protein, producing MEIDRVSLPTLLSKIFGSAAAHSPEPGIGRKPREARLSRLLIAGLLGLTLSATALTAEAAPVEHVVARGHTLVAIARRYRTTVNIIREVNNLKPSEQLRPGQRLIIPERGKEAEAARRAAALRKEEALKEEAKKPARKGKDARAEGEQPKGSGSGGKKDDRKSGGKTEKEDESLVRKPKRPGFVRLIRHTEELEIQLLTRNGRLNPKVLPKLSHLLRSPKGEIPIDPRLATLLGMVSDHFGGRTIRVVSGYRPYSPTQYTPRSNHNHGRAIDFSIVGIPNTVVRDFCRTFRNAGVGYYPNSSFVHLDVRSAKTYWVDYSRPGEAPRYRHKGAQPEESEGTSDMAQAPRNDGDSGSNETPPSSAEGEVYGREN from the coding sequence GTGGAGATCGACCGCGTGTCACTGCCTACCCTGCTCTCGAAAATCTTCGGTTCCGCAGCAGCTCACTCCCCCGAACCGGGGATCGGCCGGAAGCCACGTGAGGCACGTCTCAGTCGCTTGCTGATTGCCGGACTTCTCGGCCTCACCCTCTCAGCGACAGCGCTCACTGCGGAGGCAGCGCCCGTGGAGCACGTCGTCGCCAGAGGTCACACGCTGGTGGCCATCGCCCGACGCTACCGAACGACGGTCAACATCATCCGGGAGGTGAACAACCTGAAGCCCAGTGAACAGCTTCGTCCCGGCCAGCGGCTGATCATCCCCGAACGAGGAAAAGAAGCCGAAGCAGCGCGTCGCGCAGCCGCACTCCGTAAAGAAGAAGCCCTGAAAGAAGAGGCGAAGAAACCTGCCCGCAAGGGGAAGGATGCTCGAGCAGAGGGCGAGCAGCCCAAGGGCTCCGGCTCAGGCGGCAAGAAAGACGATCGCAAGTCAGGCGGCAAGACCGAGAAAGAGGACGAGAGCCTTGTGCGCAAGCCCAAGCGCCCGGGCTTCGTTCGCCTGATACGCCACACCGAGGAACTCGAGATCCAGCTCCTGACGCGCAATGGACGCCTGAACCCCAAGGTACTCCCCAAGCTCAGCCACCTGCTTCGCTCTCCCAAGGGTGAGATCCCCATCGATCCACGCCTCGCTACCTTGCTGGGCATGGTCAGCGACCACTTCGGCGGGCGAACGATCCGCGTCGTCAGCGGGTATCGACCCTACTCACCGACGCAGTACACACCCCGCTCGAACCACAACCACGGTCGAGCCATCGATTTCTCCATCGTCGGCATCCCCAACACGGTCGTGCGCGATTTCTGTCGCACCTTCCGAAATGCAGGGGTTGGATATTACCCCAACTCATCTTTTGTTCACCTGGATGTACGTTCAGCGAAGACCTACTGGGTGGACTACTCACGCCCTGGTGAGGCCCCTCGGTACCGTCACAAAGGTGCCCAACCCGAGGAGTCGGAGGGCACGAGCGACATGGCTCAGGCCCCTCGCAATGACGGCGACTCCGGGTCTAATGAGACACCCCCCTCTTCCGCAGAGGGCGAAGTTTACGGCCGAGAAAACTAG